The Pieris rapae chromosome 16, ilPieRapa1.1, whole genome shotgun sequence genome includes a region encoding these proteins:
- the LOC110991758 gene encoding MATH and LRR domain-containing protein PFE0570w-like — MHIAVAILVFQCTLSSSIKVPVTWDNDSEVKPVNQDKNNEYFHYSANKPHFAVEVAHFHNVKSPENHYESYPINPHTGLNKPQFGKHQMLNSEHKNYKPYQEYVKQDYGQVKPITNYYEVYHPYEAEVPALQTIYKDPILNKIRNDVADAKNRLQKYEHDAGESDVHKDEYLERPDSIDKKKVPHKNIPVQYEIHRPVRRPIYYQRVPIHSNREHILNQKLRHPWSQSYAKVTPMHYHPLKHNLHQLRQQHSLTYDDSNNEYPQILPLEQYAEKPEGYDIFEKGKENYKNIRNGFEESINNAVLKNRPKVMDNLELQKDDHSTFTQETESENEEFIPIKNYAQVRKTATFRHLPKSAAYEDADNLEEIQNAPRLREAIKSSKNQVVYSEEGYEDSAYDHAGEQKHASDHEGHGGFLTESEASKGKYKIPTVDTGFTDEGKTSSRDQILHGEKWNDEHAEDFDGNASEDYSEDENDYSESNDAIEPDNDSTSERNKRDSNNTNSVNENIPDHDLSKREVNLNSSSIKEKIKNKNTTLSRHNVEISTNKYPYYFNNLKTLDKNSPLRYSENLNLIPNKTKDNSAFYNSRLNLKCPEVEKEVNPIPDKFDSDEISQDNKGEEYNNDKKGEEEFKKFKNKQRLEGLGDKIDCFKKKYFGQEPLDSPFFTENFIKNPQPLEEINSSIFSVDKLKNNVSNQQINKEKIGLSNSLYKGNNTFTDITKNQSNSIDTKNNTILTKLRKKRGVTFMYEPYKVIKDSQATDSKKFPASSNISPVIRKLQTRQIADTSNNQKYYKDIGKNDRPLNERDFIDVSKDQRRGEPRYEIDLKNHRPHYSPVENKTSMSIEDYREKTANKNEKTKKNFVHLSDGPQSMTYKYIPRTVTTQSIAASNIISKTIQSTTIKPQTKDEEDLDADYEEYEDESDEITSTTTSTTKPKLFKRIHLAPTAKPKEDAKSNSMKLQLTTRFHTSTTDAAPIHIDPPEHSEKLIRTPNYREKKKKTTKSTLVTDTESYGDDTDDMRREEIDAMIGIKQDMDEYTPTYEKENEHSDSTKKHKNTYEKVIDDQLRENDESQEEDDEDDDSSEEDEYDDGEDDEDDFDVIDNNQENKNQKLKETTPLPDRRGKIQLTTSEPTKRTLIQTTEPTSTTEVLYGDLQPTVYRKKVEIHKELPVNKTSPHVTHYKQDIKEIEIIKEVDRPHNIPNNNHPVSLNLYKDETLAREINNLGDIDVFNDNIDFENGPKHGGNYRNVNPESDVETSQSESKKIIEHETLTIKPRNQNYRNTELKRLEKSDIPKSSSTQRNVNHRRKMNRFSDEKSAKLIELQDDDNNGDNIENYNVYNGNSKAYSRNNNEPMHGGNYRSAKITLHKNSQDTTTESSTTNRIAKQKRNRKTEAEVLNAYARAATEITTMPAFILDPSKRMYYYLED; from the coding sequence ATGCACATTGCCGTCGCGATCTTAGTATTTCAGTGTACGCTCAGTAGTAGTATAAAAGTACCTGTGACCTGGGACAATGACAGTGAAGTGAAACCAGTGAACCAAGACAAAAACAATGAATATTTCCACTACTCAGCCAATAAACCACATTTCGCCGTTGAAGTAGCACACTTCCATAATGTTAAGTCACCAGAAAATCATTATGAATCGTATCCAATCAATCCACACACAGGTCTTAATAAGCCACAATTTGGCAAGCACCAGATGCTCAATAGTgagcataaaaattataaaccatATCAAGAATACGTAAAACAAGATTATGGACAAGTCAAGCCAATTACCAATTACTATGAAGTTTATCATCCTTATGAAGCAGAGGTTCCAGCGCTTCaaactatttataaagatcctatactaaataaaattagaaatgaTGTAGCTGATGCGAAAAATAGGCTTCAGAAATATGAGCATGATGCTGGAGAATCTGATGTACATAAAGACGAATATTTAGAACGTCCCGAttctattgataaaaaaaaggtaCCACACAAAAATATACCTGTTCAGTATGAAATCCATAGACCAGTTAGACGACCAATTTACTACCAACGGGTACCTATTCATAGTAATCgagaacatattttaaaccaaaaacTAAGACATCCCTGGAGCCAAAGTTATGCTAAAGTTACTCCTATGCATTACCATCCCTTAAAAcataacttacaccagttacGACAGCAACATTCACTCACATATGATGATAGCAATAACGAATATCCACAAATATTGCCTCTTGAACAGTATGCTGAAAAACCTGAGGGTTATGATATATTTGAGAAaggtaaagaaaattataaaaatattaggaaTGGATTTGAGGAATCTATAAATAACGCCGTTCTAAAAAACAGACCAAAAGTGATGGACAATTTAGAATTACAAAAAGACGATCATTCAACATTCACCCAAGAAACCGAAAGCGAAAATGAAGAAtttattccaataaaaaactatGCTCAAGTGCGAAAAACAGCTACATTTAGGCATCTCCCAAAGTCGGCTGCTTATGAAGATGCAGACAATTTAGAAGAAATACAAAACGCTCCAAGATTAAGGGAAGCCATAAAAAGTAGTAAAAATCAAGTTGTTTATTCAGAAGAAGGATACGAAGATTCCGCTTATGATCATGCAGGTGAACAGAAACATGCATCTGATCATGAAGGACACGGAGGTTTTCTGACAGAAAGTGAAGCTAGCaaaggtaaatataaaattccaaCTGTTGATACTGGGTTTACTGATGAAGGTAAAACTAGTTCAAGAGATCAGATATTACACGGTGAAAAATGGAATGATGAACATGCTGAAGATTTCGACGGAAATGCCTCGGAAGATTATTCTGAAGATGAAAATGACTACTCTGAAAGTAATGATGCAATAGAACCTGATAATGACAGTACAAGTGAAAGAAATAAACGTGACAGTAATAATACAAACTCTGTAAACGAAAATATACCTGATCATGATTTATCAAAAAGGGAAGTGAATTTGAATTCATCaagtataaaagaaaaaataaaaaataaaaacacaacgCTATCTCGACATAATGTTGAAATCTCCACGAATAAGTATccgtattatttcaataatttgaaGACTCTAGATAAAAATTCTCCTCTACGCTACTCCGAAAACCTGAATCTTATccctaataaaacaaaagacaatagCGCATTCTACAATTCAAGACTAAATCTTAAATGTCCTGAAGTTGAAAAAGAAGTAAATCCAATACCAGATAAATTTGACAGTGATGAAATTTCTCAAGATAATAAAGGtgaagaatataataatgataaaaaaggagaggaagaatttaaaaaattcaaaaacaaacaacggtTGGAAGGATTGGGAGATAAAATAgattgttttaagaaaaaatattttggacaGGAACCATTAGACAGTCCATTTTttactgaaaattttattaaaaatccacAACCTTTAGAAGAAATAAATTCCAGCATATTTTCTGTTGATAAACTGAAAAACAATGTATCCAATCAAcagataaataaagaaaaaataggtTTATCGAACAGTCTGTATAAAGGTAATAACACCTTTAcggatataacaaaaaatcaaagcAATTCtattgatacaaaaaataatacgatACTAACGAAACTTAGAAAAAAGAGAGGGGTAACATTTATGTATGAACCATATAAGGTCATAAAGGATAGTCAAGCAACAGATTCCAAAAAGTTTCCAGCTTCAAGCAATATTAGCCCAGTTATAAGAAAACTGCAAACAAGACAAATTGCTGACACGAGTAATAatcaaaagtattataaagatattgGTAAAAATGATAGACCCCTTAATGAAAGAGATTTCATTGATGTTAGTAAAGACCAACGAAGAGGTGAACCGCGGTATGAAATAGATCTAAAAAATCATCGTCCTCATTATAGTCctgttgaaaataaaacttcaatGTCTATAGAAGACTATAGAGAAAAGACAGCTAACAAAAAcgaaaaaacgaaaaaaaactttgtgcATTTATCCGACGGACCACAATCAatgacatataaatatatcccaCGAACTGTGACTACTCAAAGCATTGCagctagtaatataatatcaaaaaccATTCAGTCAACAACAATTAAACCTCAAACTAAAGATGAAGAAGATCTTGACGCCGATTATGAAGAATATGAGGATGAAAGCGATGAAATAACAAGTACAACCACGAGTACTACAAAACCAAAACTGTTTAAAAGAATTCATTTAGCACCAACAGCTAAACCTAAAGAAGATGCAAAATCTAACTCAATGAAACTTCAGCTAACTACCCGGTTTCACACATCAACAACAGATGCCGCACCCATACATATTGATCCTCCTGAACATAGTGAAAAACTCATAAGGACACCAAATTACAgagaaaagaagaagaaaacaaCAAAGAGTACGCTTGTCACAGATACAGAATCTTACGGTGATGACACAGATGATATGAGACGAGAAGAAATTGATGCCATGATAGGCATAAAACAAGATATGGATGAATATACACCAAcatatgaaaaagaaaatgaacACAGTGACAGTACCAAAAAGCATAAGAACACCTATGAAAAAGTAATTGATGACCAACTACGAGAAAATGATGAAAGCCAAGAAGAAGACGATGAAGATGATGATTCTAGTGAAGAAGATGAATATGATGATGGCGAAGATGACGAAGACGACTTCGATGTAATTGACAATAatcaagaaaacaaaaatcagAAATTGAAAGAAACTACTCCTTTACCAGACAGACGaggaaaaattcaattaactaCATCGGAACCAACAAAAAGAACTCTTATACAAACCACTGAACCAACATCAACCACAGAAGTCTTGTATGGTGATTTACAACCAACAGTTTATCGTAAAAAAGTTGAAATCCATAAAGAATTGCCTGTCAACAAAACATCACCACATGTGACACACTATAAACAggatataaaagaaattgaaattattaaagagGTAGACCGTCCTCATAATATACCCAATAATAACCATCCCGTCTCCTTAAATCTGTACAAAGACGAAACTTTGGctagagaaataaataatttgggtGATATTGATGTGTTCAATGACAATATAGATTTTGAAAATGGTCCAAAACACGGTGGTAATTATAGAAATGTTAATCCAGAAAGTGATGTTGAAACATCTCAATCtgaatcaaaaaaaataattgaacatGAAACATTAACAATCAAGCCAAGAAATCAGAATTATCGTAATACTGAATTAAAAAGATTAGAAAAAAGTGATATACCTAAGTCCTCGTCAACACAGCGGAACGTAAATCATAGAAGAAAAATGAATAGATTTAGCGACGAAAAAAGTGCAAAACTCATAGAACTACAAGATGATGATAACAATGGCgacaatatagaaaattacaaTGTATATAACGGAAACTCTAAAGCCTATTCAAGAAACAACAATGAACCCATGCATGGGGGAAATTATAGAAGTGCAAAGATTACACTACATAAGAATAGTCAGGATACTACAACAGAAAGCAGCACAACAAACAGAATTGCTAAACAAAAACGAAATAGAAAAACAGAAGCAGAAGTATTGAATGCGTACGCAAGAGCAGCGACTGAAATCACTACAATGCCTGCGTTCATTTTAGATCCCAGTAAAAGAATGTACTACTATCTAGAAGACTAG